GTAGAGGATCTTGTAGGTGATGTTCGCCTTCGACGAGATCGCTGCGCGCACCGCCAGCAGGCCCGAGTGGAAATAGGTGCCGTCGCCGAGGTTCGCGAACACGTGCTTCTCGTCGGTGAACGGCGCCTGGCCGATCCACGGCACGCCTTCGCCGCCCATCTGGCTGAAGGTGCTCGTGCTGCGGTCCATCCACACGGTCATGTAGTGGCAGCCGATGCCGGCGATCGCGCGCGAGCCTTCCGGCACGTTGGTCGACGTGTTGTGCGGGCAGCCCGAGCAGAACCACGGCTTGCGCTCGGTCTGCACGTGCGGCTTCGCGAGCGCCATTTCCTTCGCGCTGATCACCGCGAGCCGCGCGGCGATGCGCGCGCGCACGTCGGACGGCAGCTCGAACTTCTCCAGACGCGTTGCGATTGCCTTCGCGATGATCGCGGGCGACAGTTCGTAGTGCGCGGGCAGCAGCCAGTTGCCCATCGGCACCGACCATTCGCCGCCGGCGCCGTCCTTCTCGTCGAACTTGCCGAACACGCGCGGGCGCTGCCCGTCGGGCCAGTTGTACAGCTCTTCCTTGATCGCGTATTCGAGGATCTGGCGCTTTTCCTCGACGACGAGAATTTCGTCGAGGCCACGCGCGAACGCCTGCGCGCCCTGCGCTTCGAGCGGCCACACGCAGCCGACCTTGTACAGGCGGATGCCGATCCGCGCGCAGGTTTCGTCGTCGAGGCCGAGGTCGGTCAGCGCCTGGCGCACGTCGAGGTACGCCTTGCCGCCGGTCATGATCCCGAAGCGCGCGTGCGGCGAGTCGATCTCGATCCGGTCGAGCTTGTTCGCGCGCACGTAGGCGAGCGCCGCGTACCACTTGTAGTCGAGCAGCCGTGCTTCCTGCACGAGCGGCGGGTCGGGCCAGCGGATGTTCAGGCCGCCGTCCGGCACGATGAAGTCAGTCGGCAGCACGATCTCGGTGCGATGCGGGTCGATGTCGACCGACGCCGCCGATTCGACCACGTCCGTCACGCACTTGAGCGCGACCCACAGGCCCGAATAGCGGCTCATCGCCCAGCCGTGCAGGCCGAAGTCGAGATATTCCTGCACGTTCGACGGGAACAGCACCGGCAGCCCGCAGGCCTTGAAGATGTGTTCGGACTGGTGCGCGAGCGTCGAGGATTTCGCCGCGTGGTCGTCGCCGGCCAGCACGAGCACGCCGCCGTGCTTCGACGAGCCGGCCGAGTTCGCATGCTTGAATACGTCGCCGGTGCGGTCGACGCCCGGGCCCTTGCCGTACCACATGCCGAACACGCCGTCGTGCTTCGCGCCGGGGTACAGGTTCACCTGCTGCGAGCCCCACACGGCGGTGGCGGCGAGATCTTCGTTGAGACCGGGCTGGAACACGATCTGGTGGGCCGCGAGGTGCTGCTTGGCCTTCCACAGCGACAGGTCGAGGCCACCGAGCGGCGAACCGCGATACCCGGAGATGAAGCCGGCCGTATTGAGGCCGGCGGCGCGGTCGCGCTCCTGCTGGAGCATCGGCAGGCGCACGAGCGCCTGGATGCCGCTCATATATGCGCGGCCGCGTTCGAGCGTGTATTTGTCGTCAAGCGTGACGGACTTCAGCGCGGCTTCAAGCGACGCGCGTTGGCCTGCGTCTAGCGGGGCATTCATTGAACTGTCTCCTCCACCCAGTTTGGGATCACCAAAGCTTCAATTGCGTCGACGTCTTGTGAACGTATCGGCAGTGGCCGGCATATTGGCCGGTTTTAACTGATGGTAGCACTGGGATAAACCCGCCGACCACCGGCCGGCGTGCCGCGCTGCGTCGACGAAATGACGCGTGGGGATGCGTTACATCATGTAAAGGCATGTAAAGCCGGCCCCATCCTCATACAAATGCCGTTAATCTTGTCGGCCTGCCGGAGGTGCCCGGCCGCGTCGGCCCGTTTCGACGCACCCGGGGAGGCGCCGGCAGTTTTAAAGGAGGTGCAATGAACACACGTCATATCCAGAGTTTCCTGATCGTGTCCGCCGCGTTTTTCGCGATGACCGGCCCGGTGCACGCGCGAGGCGCGAGCGCACTGGCGGCAGCCGGCGCGCAGATGCGTCAGATCGCGCCGGCGCAGGACGCCGACGCACAGCCGACGGCCGAGCGCGCCGTCGTGTCGAAGGCGAACGTGCGTTGATCCGTTCGCGCGGCCGCCGGGCCGCGCCGGAACGTCAAAAGGGCGGGAATCTCACGATTCCCGCCCTTTTTCTTTGTGCCGCCGGTTCGCGCGCGCCCGGTCTGCCGGGCGCCGCGCCGCCGGACGCGTCAGGCCTTGTCCTGGACCACGCCGCGGCGGATCTGGTCGAGCTCGATCGATTCGAACAGCGCCTTGAAGTTGCCTTCGCCGAAGCCCTGGTTGCCCTTGCGCTGGATGATCTCGAAGAAGATCGGGCCGATCTGGTTTTCGGTGAAGATCTGCAGCAGCAGGTCGTCGCGTGCACCGTCGATCAGGATCTTGCGCTTCTTCAACTCGTCCAGCGATTCGCCGTGGTTCGGCACGCGCCGGTCGACCAGCTCGTAATACGTGTCGATCGTGTCGAGCAGCTTCACTTCCTTGCCGCGCAGGCCGTCGACCGCACCGTAGATGTCGTTCGTGCCGAGCGCGATGTGCTGGATGCCTTCGCCGTGGTACGCGTCGAGGTATTCCTGGATCTGGCCGGCCGTGTCCGAGCCTTCCTCGTTGATCGGGATCCGGATCTTGCCGCACGGCGACGTCATCGCCTTCGACTTCACGCCCGTTACCTTGCCTTCGATGTCGAAGTAGCGCACTTCACGGAAGTTGAACAGGCGCTCGTAGAACTCGGCCCATTCCTGCATGCGGCCGCGATGCACGTTGTGCGTCAGGTGGTCGATATAGGTGAGGCCGTGGCCGACCGGGT
This window of the Burkholderia cepacia GG4 genome carries:
- the hppD gene encoding 4-hydroxyphenylpyruvate dioxygenase, with translation MQIPNWDNPVGTDGFEFIEYTAPDPKALGQLFERMGFTAIARHRHKDVTVYRQGDINFIINAEPDSFAQRFARLHGPSICAIAFRVQDAAKAYKHALELGAWGFDNKTGPMELNIPAIKGIGDSLIYFVDRWRGKNGAQPGAIGDISIYDVDFEPIAGAIPNPVGHGLTYIDHLTHNVHRGRMQEWAEFYERLFNFREVRYFDIEGKVTGVKSKAMTSPCGKIRIPINEEGSDTAGQIQEYLDAYHGEGIQHIALGTNDIYGAVDGLRGKEVKLLDTIDTYYELVDRRVPNHGESLDELKKRKILIDGARDDLLLQIFTENQIGPIFFEIIQRKGNQGFGEGNFKALFESIELDQIRRGVVQDKA